The Elaeis guineensis isolate ETL-2024a chromosome 13, EG11, whole genome shotgun sequence genome includes a region encoding these proteins:
- the LOC140853189 gene encoding putative inactive methylesterase 20 yields the protein MEEGGRRQKHIILVHGACHGAWSWYRVATLLRCAGHQVTVPDLAASGIDERRLHEVSTFADYSQPLLDILAALPPGERVILVGHSLGGMSVSLAMERFPERIAAAVFLTAFHAGSRFPAVPRPRQVEILDCPRQPFHLNRERLKSNGTITAYLARLKTNLYAI from the exons ATGGAAGAGGGCGGGAGGAGGCAGAAGCACATCATCCTAGTGCATGGAGCCTGTCATGGAGCCTGGAGTTGGTACAGGGTGGCGACACTGCTGAGATGCGCCGGGCACCAGGTGACGGTGCCCGATCTCGCTGCTTCCGGCATCGACGAGAGGAGGCTGCACGAGGTGTCGACCTTTGCCGACTACTCCCAACCGCTGCTGGACATCCTGGCCGCGCTCCCACCTGGGGAGAGGGTCATCCTGGTGGGCCACAGCTTGGGGGGGATGAGCGTGTCCCTGGCCATGGAGAGGTTCCCCGAGAGAATAGCTGCGGCCGTCTTCCTTACGGCATTTCATGCCGGCTCCCGCTTCCCGGCCGTCCCACGTCCTAGACAAG TGGAAATATTGGATTGCCCACGTCAACCCTTCCATCTCAACCGAGAGAGGCTTAAATCTAATGGCACAATTACTGCTTATTTGGCCAGATTAAAGACTAATCTGTATGCAATATGA
- the LOC140853190 gene encoding uncharacterized protein, translating into MWQMREGERIVVECNQLGQSIKKAACLLTSFLGTVARRPQLCPLGYAKWNDMLPTYKVELLRVIESKFVLPPSTHDFVMKSLNRKWKEYKAQLKKDYMRQGMTEEEVARNCPPDVPPHQWMELVHYWFSERAQTYSAIGRAARAAQSVPHTSGSKSYARLRQEFEDEHGREPGQVEFYRMTHTHQDGTFVRDESRDLYERATSLIAERDDESAASTQQSRIEAEVFTELIGPERYGRDSVPGSWQDNALWRSHGLSLTGLQPMPVIRRF; encoded by the exons atgtggcagatgcgtgagggcgagaggattgttgtagagtgcaatcagctaggtcagtcaattaagaaagctgcctgcttattgacttcatttttggggactgttgctcggaggcctcagctatgtccgttgggctatgcaaaatggaatgacatgcttccaacgtacaaagttgagctcctccgagttatagag agcaagtttgttctccctccatccactcatgattttgtaatgaagtctctcaaccgcaaatggaaagaatataaagcacaattgaagaaggactatatgagacagggtatgacagaggaggaggttgctaggaattgtcctcctgatgtaccccctcatcagtggatggagttggttcattactggttctccgagagggcacag acttattctgctattggtagagctgcacgagcagctcagtctgttcctcatacatcggggtcgaagagttatgcacgactccgacaggagttt gaggatgagcatgggagggaacccggacaagtggagttttaccggatgactcatactcatcaggatggtacttttgttcgagatgagtcgagagatttatat gagagggctacatctctcattgcggagcgtgacgacgagtccgcagcatctacgcagcagagccgtatcgaggctgaggtattcacagagttgataggaccagagcgctacggccga gacagcgtCCCAGGTTCCTGGCAGGACAACGCCCTCTGGCGGTCGCACGGCCTGTCCTTGacaggactgcagcccatgccaGTCATTCGGCGTTTTTGA